From Helicobacter sp. MIT 21-1697, a single genomic window includes:
- the motB gene encoding flagellar motor protein MotB, whose amino-acid sequence MAKKKKCDACPAGEKWAVPYADFLSLLLALFIALWAISSTSDADSELLKTEFVKIFDFTLTSPLASDQDDVNDSEVENESGAISESSSVTSAEIEQMAEEGGILEQMEMGMSLRLPSNLFFESGSAEIDNSDVFLYLQRMSAIIKKLPDYVKIDVRGYTDNAPLPVGSRYKDNYELSSARSLSVMKNLIKNGISPERISFSGYGEHQAIAPNDSPLNRAKNNRVEIFFFVDPKDAPVTQSILEETLQNSQQ is encoded by the coding sequence ATGGCTAAAAAGAAAAAATGTGATGCTTGTCCAGCAGGAGAGAAATGGGCTGTTCCCTATGCGGACTTCCTCTCGCTTTTGTTGGCACTTTTTATTGCACTATGGGCAATTAGCTCAACAAGTGATGCAGATTCTGAATTGCTTAAAACCGAATTTGTTAAAATTTTTGATTTTACTCTTACCTCTCCGCTTGCTTCTGACCAAGATGATGTCAATGATTCCGAAGTAGAAAACGAAAGTGGAGCAATAAGCGAAAGCTCATCAGTTACTTCGGCAGAGATTGAGCAAATGGCAGAGGAAGGCGGGATTTTAGAGCAAATGGAAATGGGTATGTCATTGCGCCTCCCTTCTAATCTTTTCTTTGAATCTGGTAGTGCGGAGATTGATAATAGCGATGTGTTTTTGTATCTGCAACGAATGAGCGCTATTATCAAAAAACTGCCCGATTATGTCAAAATTGATGTGCGAGGCTATACAGATAATGCGCCATTGCCTGTTGGTTCGCGCTATAAGGATAATTATGAGCTCTCCTCTGCGCGAAGTTTAAGCGTGATGAAAAATCTCATCAAAAATGGTATTTCGCCTGAACGCATTTCATTTTCGGGATATGGGGAACATCAAGCGATTGCACCCAATGATAGTCCGCTCAATCGTGCGAAAAATAATCGCGTGGAAATATTTTTCTTTGTTGATCCAAAGGACGCGCCTGTAACGCAATCTATTTTAGAGGAGACACTGCAAAACTCGCAGCAGTAA
- the motA gene encoding flagellar motor stator protein MotA has product MDLTTIGGLVGAIISLCVGDFLEGGNPLHLIHISSLIIIIPTALCAAASATHGTHIKGAMKELKIVFGSTGVNINEIIRQLVELSTLARKDGVLALEGKAAQIEDDFLRQSLSMIIDGRDAHAVREDMEVQIESLEEYYKGCSHFWILYAETCPTMGLVGAVMGLMLALQLLDDPKAMAAGIAGAFTATVTGIFCSYALFGPWGHKMHSKSADIIRGRMVVLEGVVGIANGDNPRNLEEKLLGFIPPGEPKISQFE; this is encoded by the coding sequence ATGGATTTAACGACCATTGGTGGATTAGTTGGGGCGATTATAAGCCTTTGCGTTGGGGACTTCCTTGAAGGAGGTAACCCTCTACATCTTATCCACATAAGCTCACTGATTATCATCATACCTACTGCTTTGTGTGCCGCAGCAAGTGCAACTCACGGCACACATATTAAAGGTGCGATGAAAGAGTTAAAAATTGTTTTTGGCTCAACAGGAGTAAATATTAATGAGATAATACGACAGCTTGTAGAGCTCTCTACGCTCGCGAGAAAAGATGGTGTACTTGCGCTTGAAGGAAAAGCAGCGCAAATTGAAGATGATTTCTTACGCCAATCTCTCTCAATGATTATTGATGGACGCGATGCACACGCTGTACGCGAAGATATGGAGGTGCAAATAGAATCTTTAGAAGAGTATTACAAGGGTTGCTCTCACTTTTGGATTCTCTATGCAGAAACTTGTCCGACAATGGGACTTGTAGGGGCGGTTATGGGGCTTATGCTTGCTCTCCAGCTCCTTGATGATCCAAAGGCAATGGCGGCAGGGATTGCAGGGGCATTTACAGCGACAGTTACAGGGATTTTCTGTTCTTACGCGCTTTTTGGACCTTGGGGACATAAAATGCACTCTAAAAGCGCAGATATAATAAGAGGGCGTATGGTTGTGCTAGAGGGCGTTGTAGGTATTGCTAATGGCGATAACCCTCGGAATCTTGAAGAAAAATTACTTGGATTTATCCCACCGGGTGAGCCTAAAATCTCACAATTTGAATAA
- a CDS encoding MBL fold metallo-hydrolase, whose product MEILSQSFGEYQTNCYICKFPQGEIVIDAGIGAHNWVIEQCPTPLAFLNTHGHFDHIWSNATLKAHFPNVPLVCPSLDAFMLESDCFDIGVPPSTPDILVECQKDAQRLDFKGIEVIFSHFPGHTPGCSIVEIEGEIFSGDFIFHRSIGRSDFAYSNSMDMRESLIRFSSLPSNPNKTIHPGHGISTHLVEEQRNVGFWIKHLEHSL is encoded by the coding sequence TTGGAAATTCTCTCTCAAAGTTTTGGCGAATATCAGACAAATTGTTATATTTGTAAATTTCCTCAAGGAGAGATTGTCATTGACGCAGGAATTGGGGCGCATAATTGGGTAATAGAGCAATGCCCCACCCCACTTGCTTTTCTCAACACACACGGGCATTTTGATCATATTTGGAGCAATGCTACACTTAAAGCTCATTTTCCTAATGTGCCATTAGTTTGTCCCTCACTTGATGCATTTATGTTAGAATCTGATTGTTTTGACATAGGCGTCCCGCCTAGCACTCCGGATATTCTCGTAGAGTGTCAAAAAGACGCGCAAAGACTTGATTTTAAAGGCATTGAAGTGATTTTCTCGCATTTTCCCGGACATACACCGGGTTGCTCTATTGTAGAGATTGAGGGAGAAATTTTTAGTGGCGACTTTATTTTTCATCGCTCCATTGGGCGCAGTGATTTTGCTTACTCAAACTCAATGGATATGAGGGAATCCCTGATACGCTTTAGCTCCTTGCCCTCAAATCCAAACAAAACAATCCACCCCGGACACGGGATTTCTACACATCTTGTTGAAGAACAACGCAATGTCGGTTTTTGGATTAAGCACCTAGAGCATAGTTTATAG
- the rpsI gene encoding 30S ribosomal protein S9 → MAKVYATGKRKTAIAKVWLTSGSGKLTINGQSLNDWLGGHEAIKMKVMQPLILTKQEKAVDIHAVTLGGGYSAQAEALRHGISKALNTYDVAFRAILKPKGLLTRDSRVVERKKYGKRKARRSPQFSKR, encoded by the coding sequence ATGGCAAAAGTTTATGCAACAGGAAAAAGAAAAACAGCAATAGCAAAAGTTTGGCTTACTTCTGGGAGTGGTAAGCTTACTATCAATGGACAAAGCCTCAATGACTGGCTCGGAGGGCACGAAGCTATCAAAATGAAAGTAATGCAACCGCTTATCCTTACTAAACAGGAAAAAGCAGTGGATATTCACGCTGTTACACTTGGTGGCGGATATTCTGCTCAAGCTGAAGCTTTGCGACACGGCATTTCAAAAGCGCTCAACACCTATGATGTCGCCTTTAGAGCAATTTTAAAACCAAAAGGGCTTTTAACAAGAGATTCTCGTGTGGTTGAACGCAAAAAATATGGAAAACGAAAAGCACGCCGAAGTCCGCAATTCTCAAAGAGGTAA
- the rplM gene encoding 50S ribosomal protein L13 produces MELTKIATQNDINRQWIVLDAKDKVFGRLITEIATLLRGKHKPCFTPHIDCGDFVVIINATEVRFTGMKLQDKEYFTHSGYFGSTKSKTLQEMLEKTPEKLYHLAVRGMLPKNKLGRAMLKKLKVYRGSEHPHSAQVAKNSK; encoded by the coding sequence ATGGAATTGACAAAAATAGCAACACAAAATGACATCAATCGTCAGTGGATTGTCCTTGATGCAAAAGATAAAGTCTTTGGGCGTCTCATCACAGAGATAGCTACACTTTTGCGAGGCAAACATAAACCTTGTTTCACACCTCATATTGATTGTGGCGATTTTGTAGTCATCATCAATGCCACAGAGGTAAGATTCACAGGTATGAAACTCCAAGATAAAGAATACTTCACGCATTCAGGCTACTTCGGCAGCACTAAAAGCAAAACACTTCAAGAAATGCTAGAAAAAACTCCCGAAAAACTCTATCATCTTGCAGTGCGTGGTATGCTCCCTAAAAACAAACTTGGGCGAGCTATGCTTAAAAAACTCAAAGTTTATCGCGGCAGTGAGCACCCACACAGTGCTCAAGTCGCCAAAAACTCAAAATAA
- a CDS encoding menaquinone biosynthesis decarboxylase — MTLDSHQLIAFLQSHNELTIINEPLDIYLQIPQLAYLEVKKPNSKALLFTNPICAKTGKTFDIPVLMNIFGSYQRLNLLVDKPIPQIAAHIQHLLHFSPPKGIKEILLRLKELAALRFVFPKYTKSKGLCQEIIFKGEDINLLNLPILTTWEHDGGAFITMGQVYTQSLEGKAKNLGMYRLQVYDEKHLGLHWQIHKDSQHFFHQYKQAGKKMPVSIALGGDPLYIWCGQAPLPMGIFELMLYGFIRSKKPVLCSCISNPLFVPNDVDIVIEGWVDTTQMRDEGPFGDHTGFYTPIEPYPVLEVSAITMRKKPIFPATIVGKPPLEDKYMGYLTERVFLPLLQTTAHGLKDYHMPENGVFHNLIFAKIKPDYPSHSKQIMHNFWGVGQMSFVKHAIFVDENAPELTDYEALGTYILERFSPSNLLITEGICDALDHSSPQFAHGGKLGVEAITPVHKPSFAALNDECLWEKFAPLFPQATALKQYFTHTLNPICIVGVAKQSHLFTAIQQRLEDFKTLQHCLSIVVFVDSHKNNLANPYMLTWRIVNNIDAKRDILIVENLVFVDATDKSACDGHLREWPQDTNCSPSVIAALKDKGLIDDIDDEFLEHFGILH, encoded by the coding sequence ATGACTTTAGATTCTCACCAGCTCATTGCATTTTTGCAATCCCATAATGAACTGACTATTATTAATGAACCTCTTGATATTTATTTACAAATCCCCCAACTTGCCTATCTTGAAGTCAAAAAACCCAATAGCAAAGCCCTGCTTTTTACAAATCCTATTTGTGCCAAAACTGGAAAAACCTTTGATATACCTGTGCTTATGAATATTTTTGGCTCATATCAAAGGCTCAATCTCCTTGTTGATAAGCCCATTCCACAAATTGCAGCTCACATACAACATCTTTTACACTTTAGCCCACCCAAAGGCATAAAGGAGATTCTACTTCGCTTAAAAGAACTTGCTGCCCTGCGCTTCGTGTTTCCTAAATACACAAAATCTAAAGGTTTATGTCAAGAGATTATCTTTAAAGGTGAAGACATTAATCTCTTGAATCTCCCTATCCTCACAACTTGGGAACACGATGGCGGAGCATTTATCACTATGGGGCAAGTTTATACCCAAAGTCTTGAAGGCAAAGCAAAAAATCTAGGTATGTATCGTCTGCAAGTTTATGATGAAAAACATTTAGGACTACATTGGCAGATTCACAAAGATTCTCAACATTTTTTTCATCAATACAAACAAGCAGGGAAAAAAATGCCTGTGAGCATTGCACTTGGTGGCGACCCGCTGTATATTTGGTGCGGACAAGCACCTTTGCCTATGGGAATCTTTGAACTTATGCTCTATGGCTTTATCCGCTCTAAAAAGCCTGTGCTTTGCTCTTGTATCAGTAATCCACTCTTTGTGCCAAATGATGTAGATATTGTTATTGAAGGTTGGGTAGATACAACACAAATGCGTGATGAAGGACCATTTGGCGACCATACAGGATTCTATACACCCATTGAGCCTTACCCTGTGCTTGAAGTGAGTGCAATCACAATGCGCAAAAAACCCATTTTTCCAGCAACAATCGTTGGCAAACCTCCACTTGAGGATAAGTATATGGGTTATCTCACTGAACGCGTATTTTTGCCATTACTGCAAACTACTGCACACGGATTAAAAGATTATCATATGCCAGAAAATGGCGTATTTCATAATCTTATTTTTGCAAAAATCAAGCCTGATTATCCCTCGCATAGTAAGCAGATTATGCACAATTTTTGGGGAGTGGGACAAATGAGCTTTGTAAAGCACGCTATCTTTGTTGATGAAAATGCTCCAGAACTGACAGATTATGAAGCACTTGGCACTTATATACTTGAGCGCTTCTCTCCTAGCAATCTGCTCATCACAGAGGGAATCTGCGATGCACTTGATCATTCAAGCCCACAATTTGCCCACGGAGGAAAACTTGGTGTAGAGGCTATTACACCTGTGCATAAGCCCTCATTTGCCGCTCTTAATGATGAGTGCTTATGGGAGAAATTTGCTCCACTCTTTCCCCAAGCTACTGCATTGAAGCAATATTTTACTCACACGCTTAATCCTATTTGTATCGTAGGCGTAGCAAAGCAAAGTCATCTTTTTACAGCAATACAACAGCGTTTAGAAGACTTTAAAACATTGCAACATTGCTTAAGTATTGTTGTCTTTGTAGATTCACATAAAAATAACCTTGCAAACCCTTATATGCTTACTTGGCGTATTGTCAATAACATTGATGCAAAGCGTGATATTCTCATTGTTGAGAATCTTGTTTTTGTTGATGCAACCGATAAATCAGCTTGCGATGGACATCTGCGTGAATGGCCACAAGATACAAATTGTAGCCCCTCTGTCATTGCTGCATTAAAAGACAAAGGTTTGATTGACGATATAGACGATGAATTTTTGGAACATTTCGGTATTTTACATTAA
- a CDS encoding outer membrane beta-barrel protein gives MRKYLLSLLCVAGLSQNVQAGSFAGFEISPEIGFAAGQTKTDNAKFKDYSAFGRIWLGAFDFVVAPQIKYDFNSHSNSDADFRNLQYGISAGYNIGIIVARLTPYVGVNYSSFNKTFKDTVAYNAGLKLKFDFIPISLGLLYTYQNPELNSTTTKEKMQTIQALIGLHF, from the coding sequence ATGAGAAAATATTTACTTTCGCTACTTTGTGTAGCAGGTTTGAGCCAAAATGTGCAAGCTGGGAGCTTTGCAGGGTTTGAAATAAGCCCTGAAATTGGTTTTGCTGCAGGACAAACAAAAACTGATAATGCTAAGTTCAAAGATTATAGTGCATTTGGACGCATATGGCTTGGTGCTTTTGACTTTGTGGTTGCTCCACAAATCAAATACGACTTCAACTCGCATTCAAACTCTGATGCTGACTTTAGGAATCTTCAATATGGAATATCTGCAGGATATAATATTGGCATTATTGTAGCACGCTTAACACCCTATGTAGGCGTAAATTACTCAAGTTTTAATAAAACTTTCAAAGACACTGTTGCTTACAATGCGGGATTAAAACTTAAATTTGACTTTATTCCTATTTCTCTTGGATTGCTTTATACCTATCAAAATCCAGAGCTCAATAGCACAACAACTAAAGAAAAGATGCAAACTATTCAAGCTCTTATCGGTTTGCACTTTTAG
- a CDS encoding RNA degradosome polyphosphate kinase, whose translation MTINDAKMYFNRELSWLKFNTRVLNEAKNTNIPLLERLKFVAIYGTNLDEFYMIRVAGLKRLYASGITEVGADKLTPLQQLKSIREYLDKEKNMLESVFKDIQGGLAKEGMHIKQVNQLNNEQKKRLHEFFINYLYPVIVPVAIDATHPFPHLNNLSFAIALKLKDTQEGSVKFAMVRISRLLSRFVEIESGVFIAVEDIVGEFASELFGEYEILNYVPFRITRNADMEIEEEEADDFIEIMSEGLKTRRKGEVVRLEIGADKDSSLLDFINSHLKVDSKDVYVYHIPLNLSGLWELVGSKAYAHLTTPPFNPKTLPPLHGNGEILSTMESDDILLFHPYESFDPIVNFIQSAAKDPDVLSIRMTLYRVGKNSPIVKALIQAAENNKQVTALVELKARFDEENNLYWAHSLESAGAHVIYGVPGLKVHAKIALVIKKIGNTLKEYVHLSTGNYNPSTAKIYTDISLLTCNESFAKDAIKLFHSLSTGSSYRTKLNHLLIAPTQIKTKILELIENEKKMGNKGRIIMKANAFIDIDVIRALYGASIAGVKIDLIVRGVCALRPGIKGVSENIRVFSIIGKYLEHARIYHFKNDKVGVYFASADIMPRNLERRVEILTPSLNTQMSKRLMEILQMQLNDNVQMYELQSNGEYQKVVSSQKPFSSQLAYEEYVNAIYGDLVGNDEVVKAKKLAKRMLKES comes from the coding sequence ATGACAATCAACGATGCGAAAATGTATTTTAATCGGGAGCTTTCGTGGCTTAAGTTTAATACACGTGTGCTTAATGAAGCTAAAAATACGAATATTCCGCTTTTAGAGCGGTTAAAATTTGTGGCAATTTATGGAACGAATCTTGATGAATTTTATATGATACGTGTAGCAGGGCTTAAACGCCTATATGCAAGTGGCATTACGGAAGTGGGTGCAGACAAGCTTACACCATTACAGCAGCTTAAAAGCATACGCGAATACCTTGATAAAGAAAAAAATATGCTTGAGAGTGTTTTTAAAGATATTCAAGGTGGCTTAGCAAAGGAAGGTATGCATATTAAACAAGTCAATCAGTTAAATAATGAACAAAAAAAGCGATTGCACGAATTTTTTATTAATTATTTATATCCTGTGATTGTGCCTGTGGCAATAGATGCTACACACCCTTTTCCTCATTTGAATAATTTAAGTTTTGCCATTGCACTTAAACTTAAAGATACGCAAGAGGGAAGTGTGAAGTTTGCTATGGTAAGAATCTCGCGCTTGTTATCACGTTTTGTGGAGATTGAGAGCGGTGTGTTTATAGCAGTTGAAGATATTGTAGGTGAGTTTGCAAGTGAGTTGTTTGGGGAATATGAGATTCTTAATTATGTTCCTTTTAGAATCACGCGCAATGCAGATATGGAAATTGAAGAAGAAGAAGCAGATGATTTTATTGAGATTATGAGTGAGGGGCTTAAAACTCGTAGAAAAGGTGAAGTGGTGCGCCTTGAGATAGGCGCGGATAAAGACAGCAGCCTTTTAGATTTTATTAATTCTCATTTAAAAGTTGATTCTAAAGATGTCTATGTATATCATATTCCGCTTAACTTGAGTGGTTTGTGGGAATTAGTAGGGAGCAAAGCGTATGCTCATCTGACCACCCCACCTTTTAATCCAAAAACACTTCCGCCATTACACGGAAATGGGGAGATTCTCTCTACAATGGAAAGCGATGATATTTTGCTCTTCCACCCTTATGAGAGTTTTGACCCGATAGTGAATTTTATTCAAAGCGCGGCAAAAGACCCTGATGTGTTGTCTATTCGTATGACGCTTTATCGCGTGGGAAAAAACTCACCCATTGTTAAAGCTCTTATACAAGCGGCTGAAAACAATAAGCAAGTAACAGCGTTGGTTGAGCTTAAAGCACGATTTGATGAGGAAAATAATCTGTATTGGGCGCATTCTTTGGAATCTGCTGGAGCACACGTTATTTATGGTGTGCCCGGGCTTAAGGTGCATGCTAAAATTGCCCTTGTAATTAAAAAAATTGGCAATACACTCAAAGAATATGTGCATCTTAGCACAGGAAACTATAATCCTAGCACAGCAAAAATTTATACCGATATTTCGCTTTTAACTTGTAATGAATCTTTTGCAAAAGACGCAATTAAGCTTTTTCATTCTCTCTCTACAGGTTCATCATATCGCACCAAGCTTAATCATTTACTGATTGCTCCTACACAAATTAAGACTAAAATTTTAGAGCTTATTGAAAATGAAAAGAAAATGGGAAATAAGGGACGCATTATTATGAAAGCGAATGCTTTTATAGATATTGATGTTATACGCGCACTTTATGGAGCTTCAATAGCTGGAGTAAAGATTGATTTGATTGTGCGTGGTGTATGTGCCTTGCGTCCGGGCATAAAGGGTGTAAGTGAAAACATTCGCGTATTTTCAATCATTGGTAAATACCTTGAACACGCCAGAATCTATCATTTTAAAAACGATAAAGTAGGCGTATATTTTGCTTCGGCAGATATTATGCCTCGTAATTTAGAGCGCCGCGTGGAGATTCTCACACCAAGTTTAAATACACAGATGAGCAAACGTTTGATGGAGATTCTCCAAATGCAGCTTAATGATAATGTCCAAATGTATGAGTTGCAAAGCAATGGCGAATATCAAAAAGTAGTGAGTTCGCAAAAGCCCTTTAGCTCACAGCTTGCTTATGAGGAATATGTGAATGCTATTTATGGAGATTTGGTAGGGAATGATGAAGTGGTTAAGGCAAAAAAACTTGCTAAAAGAATGCTCAAAGAGAGTTAA
- a CDS encoding DUF5131 family protein — MGRLHYTEVWNFITGCTQISPACDYCYAMTMTKRLQVTSKSELDKTINRLDYSKCAPKCKDITMSQEGDKIHIICECKNTEHLIEVPKYYYGWEQVIFHKSVLEEILNTNMYPSGSKVCVCNMSDLFHESITAEDLSLVFEYMIKRKDLIFQVLTKRPERMLESVKNNIVNTDDARHIWFGISAENQATFGKRMPSLVEVKKNLGEKVKIFAMIEPMMSGIDLQSYKEKLDWVVVGGENIPENPKKARSMQYEWVEDLYQQCNKYDIPFFFKQWGSNPRNRPDLINLKSGFPKVEEAET; from the coding sequence ATGGGCAGGTTGCACTATACAGAAGTTTGGAATTTTATCACAGGTTGCACCCAAATATCCCCAGCGTGTGATTATTGCTATGCTATGACTATGACTAAGAGATTGCAGGTTACATCAAAGAGTGAGCTTGATAAAACCATAAATAGGCTTGATTATAGTAAATGTGCTCCTAAATGTAAAGATATTACAATGAGCCAAGAAGGCGATAAAATACATATAATTTGTGAATGCAAAAATACAGAACATTTAATTGAAGTGCCTAAATATTATTATGGCTGGGAGCAGGTTATATTCCATAAAAGTGTGTTAGAGGAAATATTAAATACAAATATGTATCCAAGTGGCTCTAAAGTTTGCGTGTGCAATATGAGTGATTTGTTTCACGAGAGTATTACAGCTGAAGATTTATCTCTTGTTTTTGAGTATATGATTAAACGCAAAGATTTAATTTTCCAAGTCCTCACTAAACGACCAGAGCGAATGTTAGAGAGTGTGAAAAACAATATAGTCAATACAGATGATGCAAGGCATATTTGGTTTGGCATATCGGCTGAAAATCAAGCTACTTTTGGTAAGCGTATGCCTTCACTTGTTGAGGTAAAAAAAAACTTGGGCGAAAAAGTGAAAATCTTTGCAATGATTGAGCCTATGATGAGTGGCATTGATTTACAATCTTATAAGGAAAAGCTTGATTGGGTTGTTGTCGGAGGAGAGAATATCCCTGAAAATCCAAAAAAAGCAAGAAGTATGCAATATGAATGGGTAGAAGATTTGTATCAACAATGTAACAAATATGATATTCCTTTCTTTTTCAAGCAATGGGGCAGCAATCCTAGAAATAGACCAGATTTGATTAATTTAAAGTCTGGATTCCCAAAGGTTGAGGAAGCTGAAACCTAA
- the gap gene encoding type I glyceraldehyde-3-phosphate dehydrogenase: MAIKLAINGTGRIGLCAARIIGQRDDVELVAMNTTADIDTLVHLLRYDSVHRSYDVQKRDEQTLCIGKSKNVKIISDREIKNLDFGSAVGVLECTGKFNSLEKSSFHLKGSIKKVIISAPADDTPTFVYGVNHTSYQGQSVISNASCTTNCLAPIVKVLDTHFGIENGLMTTIHSYTNDQNLLDVKHKDLRRARAAALNMIPTSTGAAKAIGLVLPHLAGKLNGVSVRVPTPDVSLVDLNVNLKSKVSKESINEVFYKAQEGEMKGLIVVDNEQRVSSDFIGSSASAIIVPDKSVAIDKSAKILAWYDNEMGYTHRLVDMSVYVCKA, from the coding sequence ATGGCGATTAAGCTCGCAATTAATGGCACTGGGCGCATAGGGCTTTGTGCAGCGAGAATTATCGGACAACGCGATGATGTGGAGCTTGTAGCAATGAATACTACGGCAGATATTGACACACTTGTGCATTTACTGCGGTATGATTCTGTGCATAGAAGCTATGATGTGCAAAAACGAGATGAACAAACTTTATGTATTGGTAAAAGTAAAAATGTTAAGATTATAAGTGATAGAGAGATTAAGAATCTTGATTTTGGCTCAGCTGTGGGTGTGCTAGAATGCACGGGTAAATTTAATTCCCTTGAAAAATCAAGCTTTCACCTTAAAGGTAGTATTAAAAAAGTTATTATATCTGCCCCCGCAGATGATACGCCTACATTTGTTTATGGCGTGAATCACACAAGCTATCAGGGGCAAAGTGTCATTTCAAATGCTTCTTGCACGACAAATTGCCTTGCGCCTATTGTGAAAGTGCTTGATACTCACTTTGGTATAGAAAATGGCTTAATGACGACTATCCATAGCTATACAAATGACCAGAATCTGCTTGATGTCAAACATAAAGACTTACGCCGAGCGCGTGCAGCAGCGTTAAATATGATACCCACAAGTACAGGTGCAGCAAAGGCAATAGGGCTTGTATTGCCACATCTTGCAGGCAAACTCAATGGAGTTTCTGTGCGTGTGCCAACCCCAGATGTGAGTCTTGTGGATTTAAACGTGAATCTTAAAAGTAAGGTGAGTAAAGAGAGCATTAATGAAGTATTCTATAAAGCCCAAGAGGGTGAAATGAAAGGGCTTATCGTTGTTGATAATGAGCAAAGAGTGTCAAGTGATTTTATTGGCTCAAGTGCGAGTGCAATCATTGTGCCTGATAAGAGTGTGGCTATTGATAAAAGCGCGAAGATTCTCGCGTGGTATGATAATGAAATGGGCTACACACATCGCCTTGTAGATATGAGCGTATATGTATGTAAGGCATAG
- a CDS encoding glucose-6-phosphate isomerase, with translation MVAFSLHFQAQNQKVCDNLFESICKERDSQKSGYYDLPFAQEAMNEASCFVNDNKAFLHTLSHLVIIGIGGSSLGLKAIDSMLEHLPHRNTLKLLFLEHTDPINITKITQGIKRENTLFIVISKSGTTIETSSLLKFVLAEYNLLQDAQSKQHLLVITDKDSPLEHWAQKENLTYFVIPPNVGGRFSVLSMVGILPLSILGFDMRSLLRGAADITQRFFERKEEHILHKALTYAAHKKQVSMNVLFSYSSLFTHFNAWYVQLWGESLGKINAMGERVGLTPIGLIGSIDQHSFLQLIVQGVRDKSVTFLSLNPVHSAQPSIPNIEIPFLESTNFVNMQSFATLLNNQRIATMQTIENEGILTDCIEVMSLCEQSVGTLIAYFEILTSCMGQLFEINTYDQPGVEFGKARLKKLFKA, from the coding sequence ATGGTGGCGTTTTCATTGCATTTTCAAGCACAGAATCAAAAAGTATGTGATAACCTCTTTGAAAGCATTTGTAAGGAGCGAGATAGTCAAAAAAGTGGTTATTATGATTTGCCTTTCGCGCAGGAGGCGATGAATGAAGCCTCTTGTTTTGTCAATGATAACAAAGCGTTTTTGCATACCCTCTCTCATTTGGTAATTATTGGCATTGGTGGAAGTTCGCTTGGACTTAAAGCCATAGATTCTATGTTAGAGCATTTGCCTCATCGCAATACACTTAAACTCTTATTTTTGGAGCATACTGACCCTATTAACATCACTAAGATTACGCAAGGCATTAAGCGTGAAAATACACTTTTTATTGTCATTTCTAAATCAGGCACGACTATTGAGACTTCATCTTTGCTTAAATTCGTGCTTGCAGAATATAATTTACTTCAAGATGCGCAGAGCAAACAACATTTGCTTGTGATTACTGATAAAGATTCTCCACTTGAGCATTGGGCGCAAAAAGAAAATCTGACATATTTTGTAATCCCACCAAATGTCGGAGGGCGATTTTCTGTATTGAGTATGGTTGGCATTTTGCCTCTTAGTATTTTAGGCTTTGATATGCGCTCACTTTTGCGTGGTGCAGCGGATATTACACAACGATTTTTTGAGCGCAAAGAAGAGCATATTTTGCATAAAGCACTCACTTATGCTGCCCACAAAAAACAAGTTTCTATGAATGTGCTTTTTTCATATTCAAGCCTTTTTACACATTTTAATGCGTGGTATGTGCAATTATGGGGCGAGAGTTTGGGCAAAATTAATGCTATGGGTGAAAGAGTAGGGCTAACGCCCATTGGGCTTATTGGCAGTATTGACCAACATTCATTTTTGCAACTTATTGTGCAAGGAGTGCGTGATAAAAGTGTAACTTTTTTAAGCCTTAATCCTGTCCATAGCGCACAGCCGAGCATTCCAAATATTGAGATTCCATTTTTAGAATCTACGAATTTTGTGAATATGCAGAGTTTTGCTACTTTGCTCAATAATCAACGCATTGCCACAATGCAGACGATAGAAAATGAGGGGATTCTCACTGATTGTATTGAAGTGATGAGCTTATGTGAGCAGAGTGTAGGGACACTTATAGCGTATTTTGAGATACTCACTTCGTGTATGGGGCAGCTTTTTGAAATCAATACTTACGACCAGCCCGGCGTAGAGTTTGGCAAGGCAAGATTAAAGAAGCTTTTTAAGGCTTAG